In Paenibacillus sp. J23TS9, a single genomic region encodes these proteins:
- a CDS encoding alkaline phosphatase family protein, with protein MFRKPPLVILLLFLLCSCTSLQGGRANDEQNARQSEQPSKDSSQREAITSKSDSQSVQMKKQGAASPDHVVIVVEENHSEQKIIGNPSAPYINGLVNQGAYFTQSYATDHPSQPNYLVLFSGSNQGIRSDSCGHILKTPNLASELIKAKYTFGGFSEDLPSTGSTVCTHKQYGRKHSPWVNFTNVPTSANMTMASFPSDYNKLPTVSFVIPNLDHDMHDGTIQAADDWLKKNLAPYLEWAKTHNSLFILTWDEDDYGSRNHIPTIMVGEHVRQAKLNQKITHLSVLRMLEELYHLPYLGKSSTAEPITNVWKN; from the coding sequence ATGTTTCGAAAACCACCGCTGGTAATATTATTGCTTTTTTTACTTTGTTCTTGTACAAGCCTGCAGGGTGGGAGAGCAAACGATGAACAAAACGCAAGACAGAGCGAGCAGCCTTCAAAAGATTCTTCACAGCGAGAGGCTATAACATCCAAGTCCGACAGCCAATCTGTCCAAATGAAGAAACAGGGGGCAGCTTCTCCGGATCATGTGGTCATTGTAGTGGAAGAGAACCATTCCGAGCAAAAAATTATCGGTAATCCTTCCGCTCCATATATAAACGGATTGGTCAATCAAGGCGCATATTTCACGCAGTCGTACGCCACTGATCATCCAAGCCAGCCTAACTACCTTGTACTCTTTTCCGGTTCGAACCAGGGAATACGCAGCGACTCATGCGGTCATATATTGAAGACACCCAATTTGGCGAGTGAGCTGATTAAAGCCAAATATACTTTTGGCGGATTTTCAGAGGATTTGCCTTCCACCGGTTCAACCGTTTGTACTCATAAACAGTATGGTAGAAAGCACAGTCCGTGGGTGAACTTTACCAATGTTCCGACATCGGCCAATATGACAATGGCAAGCTTTCCATCGGATTACAACAAGCTTCCGACGGTTTCGTTTGTGATTCCTAATCTGGACCATGATATGCACGACGGCACGATCCAAGCTGCAGACGACTGGTTAAAAAAGAATCTTGCTCCTTATCTGGAATGGGCTAAAACACATAACAGCCTGTTTATCCTCACTTGGGATGAAGATGATTATGGGAGCAGAAATCATATTCCAACCATAATGGTGGGGGAACATGTCCGCCAAGCAAAACTCAACCAAAAGATTACGCATTTAAGTGTGCTCCGCATGCTGGAAGAATTATACCATTTACCGTATCTTGGCAAAAGTTCTACAGCAGAACCGATTACGAATGTTTGGAAAAATTAA
- a CDS encoding undecaprenyl-diphosphatase — MSIGQIDYQLFHTINEWGKSVSFLNPVMQFLAKDAFYLFFIGLLVYWFIRNEKNRRMVAESVIAACAGLAISWIIGHLFYRDRPFVTHTVLQLIDHAANASFPSDHALGAFVIAAAIGMYRKKDGIVWLILAALIAFSRVWTGVHYPTDVLGGALIGILVASGVHLVMKQNGFVSRSLNACIVFYEKYETKIWPRHTNKDQQTAAQGK; from the coding sequence ATGAGTATCGGTCAGATAGACTATCAGTTGTTTCATACCATCAATGAATGGGGGAAATCGGTTTCTTTTTTAAATCCGGTCATGCAATTTTTGGCCAAAGATGCTTTTTACCTGTTTTTCATTGGTTTATTGGTTTATTGGTTTATAAGAAATGAGAAAAACCGCAGAATGGTAGCGGAATCTGTTATAGCAGCATGCGCTGGTCTGGCAATCAGCTGGATAATCGGACATCTTTTTTACCGGGATCGTCCTTTCGTGACGCATACAGTTCTGCAGCTGATTGACCACGCGGCTAATGCGTCCTTTCCGAGTGACCACGCGCTGGGCGCTTTTGTTATAGCAGCAGCCATTGGCATGTACCGCAAGAAGGACGGCATCGTCTGGTTGATATTGGCGGCTCTTATCGCGTTCTCTAGAGTGTGGACGGGCGTGCATTATCCAACGGATGTTCTTGGCGGAGCGCTGATTGGCATTCTGGTTGCCTCAGGTGTACATCTCGTGATGAAACAAAATGGCTTTGTTTCCCGCTCATTAAATGCTTGTATCGTGTTTTATGAGAAATATGAAACGAAAATCTGGCCACGGCATACGAATAAGGATCAACAAACGGCCGCGCAAGGGAAGTGA